In one Cronobacter dublinensis subsp. dublinensis LMG 23823 genomic region, the following are encoded:
- a CDS encoding response regulator — MPPEMTDVLIVEDENQLAALHAEMVRQHPHLRLVGMATTLADAERQIRDKRPHLVLLDNYLPDGKGITLTESLTLKNSACSVIFITAASDMDTCSQAIRNGAFDYLLKPVSWKRLSHSLERFVQFREQQRVWKIVDQQNVDSLYQLQARSFRPDSGAKGIEENTLTLVQRLFTGRGEQIFSVDDVVSATGLSKTTTRRYLEHCVESGFLKVEMLYGKIGHPRRLYRRAEGEA; from the coding sequence ATGCCACCTGAGATGACCGACGTACTGATTGTGGAAGATGAAAACCAGCTGGCGGCGCTGCATGCCGAAATGGTCAGACAGCACCCGCATTTGCGGCTGGTGGGTATGGCGACGACGCTCGCCGACGCCGAGCGGCAGATCCGCGACAAGCGCCCGCATCTGGTGCTGCTTGATAACTATCTGCCGGACGGGAAAGGCATCACGCTGACGGAGAGCCTGACGCTCAAGAACAGCGCCTGTTCGGTGATTTTTATTACCGCCGCGAGCGATATGGATACCTGTAGCCAGGCGATTCGCAACGGCGCGTTCGATTATTTATTAAAGCCGGTGTCGTGGAAGCGCCTGAGCCATTCACTGGAGCGCTTTGTGCAGTTTCGCGAGCAGCAGCGGGTGTGGAAGATTGTGGATCAGCAGAACGTGGATTCGCTCTATCAGTTGCAGGCGCGCAGCTTCCGGCCGGACTCCGGCGCGAAGGGCATCGAGGAGAATACGCTCACGCTGGTGCAGCGGCTCTTTACCGGACGCGGCGAGCAGATTTTTTCGGTCGATGATGTGGTCAGCGCGACAGGCTTAAGTAAAACCACCACGCGGCGGTATCTGGAGCATTGCGTGGAGAGCGGTTTTTTGAAGGTGGAGATGTTGTACGGCAAGATTGGCCATCCGCGGCGGCTGTACCGCCGGGCAGAGGGAGAAGCGTGA
- a CDS encoding ornithine decarboxylase: protein MKSLKIAASHAVASLLSTSRDVVTLDSTDFTDVAAVVLSVPDTRSGILALLARTGFNLPVFVYLQEGETCALPVSGTLTGSAQGFLALETAALAYEENLLPPFFDTLTQYVEMQNSTFACPGHQHGEFFRKHPAGRQFYDFFGENVFRADMCNADVKLGDLLIHEGSAKHAQKFAAKVFHADKTYFVLNGTSAANKVVTNALLTQGDLVLFDRNNHKSNHHGALIQAGATPVYLEAARNPFGFIGGIDERCFEEDYLRALIAEVAPSRAQETRPFRLAVIQLGTYDGTVYNARQVVDKIGHLCDYILFDSAWVGYEQFIPMMADCSPLLLELNENDPGIFVTQSVHKQQAGFSQTSQIHKKDNHIRGQARFCPHKRLNNAFMLHASTSPFYPLFAALDVNAKIHEGESGKRLWADCVELGIEARKAIIANCRMIKPFIPDTVAGRPWQDHPTNAIARERRFFSFEPGAAWHGFAGYAREQYFVDPCKLLLTTPGIDAETGEYSDFGVPAAILAHYLRENGIVPEKADLNSILFLLTPAESAQKMAHLVAMLARFEQHIEDDTPLADVLPTICQKYPVRYKGYTLRALCQEMHNLYVSFDAKALQREMFRKAGLPQVVMNPQQANIEYIRGNAELVRLSEAEGRVAAEGALPYPPGVLCVVPGEVWGGAALRYFLALEEGVNLLPGFSPELQGVYSQTDPDGIKRLYGYMLRE, encoded by the coding sequence ATGAAATCGTTAAAAATTGCCGCCAGCCACGCCGTGGCTTCTCTGCTTTCGACCTCCCGCGACGTGGTGACGCTCGACAGCACCGATTTTACCGACGTGGCCGCCGTCGTGCTCAGCGTGCCTGACACTCGCAGCGGTATCCTCGCGCTGCTCGCGCGCACCGGGTTTAACCTGCCGGTTTTTGTTTATTTGCAGGAGGGGGAAACCTGCGCGCTGCCGGTCAGCGGCACGCTCACAGGCAGCGCGCAGGGGTTTCTGGCGCTCGAAACCGCAGCGCTGGCCTATGAAGAAAACCTGCTACCGCCGTTTTTCGACACACTCACACAGTATGTGGAGATGCAAAACAGCACCTTTGCATGCCCCGGCCACCAGCACGGTGAGTTCTTCAGAAAGCATCCGGCGGGCAGGCAGTTTTACGATTTCTTTGGCGAAAACGTGTTTCGCGCCGACATGTGCAACGCGGATGTGAAACTTGGCGATTTGCTGATCCACGAAGGCTCCGCCAAGCACGCGCAGAAGTTCGCCGCGAAGGTATTTCACGCCGATAAAACCTATTTCGTGCTTAACGGCACCTCGGCGGCCAATAAAGTGGTGACCAACGCGCTGCTGACGCAGGGCGATCTGGTGCTGTTCGATCGCAATAACCATAAATCCAACCACCACGGCGCGCTTATTCAGGCGGGCGCGACGCCGGTCTATCTCGAAGCGGCGCGCAACCCGTTCGGGTTTATCGGCGGGATCGACGAGCGCTGTTTTGAGGAAGATTATCTGCGCGCGCTGATTGCCGAAGTGGCCCCGTCGCGCGCGCAGGAGACGCGTCCGTTCCGGCTGGCGGTCATTCAGCTTGGCACCTACGACGGCACCGTTTATAACGCCCGTCAGGTGGTGGATAAAATCGGCCACCTGTGCGACTACATCCTGTTTGACTCCGCGTGGGTCGGCTATGAGCAGTTTATCCCGATGATGGCCGACTGCTCGCCGCTGCTGCTGGAGCTTAACGAAAACGATCCGGGGATTTTCGTCACCCAGTCGGTGCACAAGCAGCAGGCCGGGTTCTCGCAGACCTCGCAGATCCACAAAAAAGATAACCATATTCGTGGTCAGGCGCGCTTTTGCCCGCACAAGCGGCTCAATAACGCCTTCATGCTGCACGCCTCCACCAGCCCCTTTTATCCGCTGTTCGCGGCGCTGGACGTCAACGCGAAAATCCACGAAGGCGAGAGCGGCAAGCGGCTGTGGGCCGACTGTGTGGAGCTTGGCATCGAGGCGCGCAAAGCGATCATCGCCAACTGCCGGATGATCAAACCGTTTATTCCGGATACGGTAGCAGGGCGGCCCTGGCAGGATCACCCGACCAACGCCATCGCCCGCGAGCGGCGCTTTTTCAGCTTTGAGCCGGGCGCGGCGTGGCACGGCTTTGCCGGTTACGCGCGCGAGCAATATTTCGTCGACCCGTGCAAGCTGCTGCTCACCACGCCCGGCATTGACGCAGAAACCGGCGAGTACAGCGATTTCGGCGTGCCGGCGGCGATCCTCGCGCATTACCTGCGTGAAAACGGCATCGTGCCGGAAAAGGCGGATCTCAACTCGATCCTGTTTCTGCTGACGCCCGCCGAGAGCGCGCAAAAAATGGCGCATCTGGTCGCGATGCTGGCGCGCTTTGAGCAGCATATCGAAGACGATACGCCGCTTGCCGATGTGCTGCCGACCATCTGTCAGAAATACCCGGTACGTTATAAAGGCTACACCCTGCGCGCGCTTTGCCAGGAGATGCATAACCTGTATGTGAGCTTTGACGCGAAGGCATTACAGCGCGAGATGTTCCGCAAGGCCGGGCTGCCGCAGGTCGTGATGAACCCGCAGCAGGCGAACATCGAGTATATTCGCGGCAACGCAGAGTTGGTGCGCCTTAGCGAGGCCGAAGGGCGCGTGGCGGCGGAGGGCGCGCTGCCGTACCCGCCGGGCGTGTTGTGCGTGGTGCCAGGCGAAGTCTGGGGCGGCGCAGCGCTGCGTTATTTCCTGGCGCTGGAAGAGGGCGTGAACCTGTTACCGGGCTTTTCGCCGGAGTTGCAGGGGGTTTACAGCCAGACCGATCCGGATGGCATCAAGCGGTTATACGGGTATATGTTGCGCGAGTAA
- a CDS encoding DUF554 domain-containing protein — translation MVTGPFINAAAVLLGGLLGAALSQRLPERLRSSMPSIFGLASLGIGILLVMKCVNLPVMVLSTLLGALIGELCYLEKGVGNLVHGLHGLARRLRPAKNARPAQDNVVQSFVAIIVLFCASGTGIFGAMREGMTGDNSVLIAKAFLDFFTATIFATTLGAAVAAISVPMLIIQLVLAASAVFILPLTTPAMMGDFTATGGLLLLATGLRICGIKMFAVVNMLPALLLSMPLSALWTHFFA, via the coding sequence GTGGTAACCGGACCTTTTATCAATGCGGCGGCGGTGCTGCTGGGCGGGCTGCTCGGCGCGGCCTTAAGCCAGCGTCTTCCCGAGCGGCTGCGCAGTTCCATGCCGTCTATTTTCGGGCTGGCGTCGCTTGGCATCGGTATTTTACTGGTGATGAAGTGCGTGAACCTGCCGGTGATGGTGCTCTCGACGCTGCTCGGCGCGCTGATAGGCGAGCTCTGCTATCTCGAAAAGGGTGTCGGCAACCTGGTGCATGGCCTGCACGGGCTGGCGCGCCGGTTACGGCCTGCGAAAAACGCGCGTCCGGCGCAGGATAATGTCGTGCAGAGCTTCGTCGCTATCATTGTGCTGTTTTGCGCGAGCGGCACCGGTATCTTCGGCGCGATGCGCGAGGGCATGACCGGCGATAACAGCGTGCTTATCGCCAAAGCGTTTCTCGATTTTTTCACCGCCACGATTTTCGCCACCACGCTCGGCGCTGCCGTGGCGGCGATTTCCGTCCCGATGCTGATTATCCAGCTGGTACTCGCCGCCAGCGCGGTGTTTATTCTGCCGCTCACCACGCCCGCGATGATGGGCGATTTCACCGCCACGGGCGGCCTGCTGCTGCTCGCGACGGGCCTGCGCATCTGCGGCATCAAGATGTTTGCGGTCGTGAATATGCTGCCCGCGCTGCTGCTTTCGATGCCGCTTTCGGCACTCTGGACGCATTTCTTCGCGTAA
- a CDS encoding alpha/beta hydrolase family protein → MAKNDLAFTGVLLISMALFLAGCAGKNFREDADAQATKRDLIGKNFFARGLPLRTWQRITPPVTRLRVYIEGDGFAWVSRSRPSDDPTPHNPVGLKLAAADPSANVLYMARPCQFIGLPLPPACNVHLWTDQRFSPEIVQAMDEVLSQIVQRYPQARIELVGYSGGGNIAALLAARRTDVVSLRTVAGNLDVAYVNALHRVSAMPDAQSAADVAVMLANLPQRHFSGADDDTVPPAVATRFQQAAGERCAQVEVVPGMNHGSDWAAQWPELLAKTPVCR, encoded by the coding sequence ATGGCTAAAAATGACCTCGCTTTTACAGGTGTACTATTGATTAGTATGGCTTTATTTTTAGCCGGATGTGCCGGTAAAAATTTTCGTGAAGACGCCGATGCGCAGGCTACAAAACGTGATCTCATCGGCAAAAATTTTTTTGCGCGCGGCTTACCGCTGCGTACCTGGCAGCGCATAACGCCGCCGGTCACGCGTTTGCGCGTTTACATCGAGGGTGACGGGTTTGCATGGGTGAGCCGCTCGCGACCCTCTGACGACCCGACGCCGCACAACCCCGTAGGGCTGAAGCTCGCAGCGGCGGATCCGTCTGCGAATGTCCTGTATATGGCTCGTCCGTGTCAGTTTATCGGCCTGCCATTGCCGCCCGCCTGCAACGTTCATCTCTGGACCGATCAACGCTTCTCGCCGGAGATCGTGCAGGCGATGGATGAGGTCTTAAGCCAAATTGTGCAGCGCTACCCGCAGGCTCGTATTGAGCTGGTGGGCTATTCCGGCGGTGGAAATATTGCCGCGCTGCTTGCGGCAAGGCGTACGGACGTGGTGTCGCTGCGCACGGTGGCGGGGAACCTGGATGTCGCATACGTGAACGCGCTACACCGCGTCTCGGCCATGCCGGATGCGCAAAGCGCGGCAGACGTGGCAGTGATGCTTGCGAACCTGCCGCAGAGGCATTTCAGCGGTGCGGATGACGACACGGTGCCGCCCGCTGTCGCGACGCGTTTTCAACAGGCGGCAGGCGAGCGCTGCGCGCAGGTTGAGGTCGTACCGGGGATGAACCATGGTTCTGACTGGGCGGCGCAGTGGCCAGAGTTACTTGCGAAAACGCCGGTTTGCCGGTGA
- a CDS encoding autotransporter outer membrane beta-barrel domain-containing protein, producing the protein MKKSRFSQQGTLLVALTSAQGLLAPYAFAVSSDYVISGQQSDVQISSSYSLVQVTNTGSALSSAGSALSIGQGVAVTLLDNDGVISAEGNSQNTDTYSYGLKNEGTIDTIDNSGSIKMASASNNYYSGSAVNLTETSQVGTLINSGTIEGPDTYYNYGGNYSQGGITNSGTLGTLKNISSGVITGRTGVSNLGKIDLLENAGVISSTTTNTSGYNYNNGAIYNTGTINTLHNTGTIGNINTSTSYYNSGIFNTNTGIIKSLTNDGKIASNYVGVYNLGQIDTLTNNGDISGNLVGIYNGNTNSNSTAASTIINNGTVSGSYGFYATNYNSQTTTTTLINNGTITGSTQGVYITGSNGASNAIINNGTITGKGNAIFTNGTNGSALTITNSGIIEGNISSNNGAALEFIGGTDKQGVLTGVRTVGDDETASSTNGIGTIASNSDVIFRSGSMLLNDNINVASLTTHSLSSDDSTATVGTVLNDAAQLQINAPIAITGNYHQNAGAALIVGVSDTASASGDIAQDTSYGRLNVTGSATVDQGSSISLTRTGNTYKFAPGQRYVVINANSNGTNYNADKLAYKAVGYAGKVTGSTYVDETNSALVVQLEKAPTPPVPGTPTVPGNPTTPTVPGKPPVVVKPPVVVKPPVAPVTGPERATTSNATSSLNGLASYSGIAPQLLELYNASLAIEGTKEANRVGERLSTSQNINVSTASGVATSTAMGVVGNHLDTIRSPQTAGLSGVSTGDGYSDWIVWAQPYGGYTRQDSTSEVSGYSAKFGGLLFGADRTVAEDWRVGAALNYSNTSVHGKDNLTGNNSTANNYGVIGYAGYSGDPWFVNLSAALTRQNYDTVRRADFTGFSGTANGKFNGQSVTLQSEFGYPFTLPAAVVITPMAGLTYGYQHVDGYKESGGNGMALDVGSSHSQSVTSDLGTRIEKGFDTGLGRLTPFAQVSWIHQYDNRRTSNTATYAADTIGETQFTTKGAAPVKDMAGLSVGSTLFNASDLSIDARYDLQAAERYQAHTFSLRLNKSF; encoded by the coding sequence ATGAAGAAATCACGTTTTAGCCAGCAAGGCACCCTGCTGGTAGCGTTAACCTCTGCGCAAGGACTGCTGGCACCTTATGCCTTTGCAGTATCGAGCGACTATGTCATTTCCGGCCAGCAATCTGATGTTCAGATCTCAAGCTCCTATAGCCTGGTTCAGGTAACGAATACTGGTTCTGCGCTTAGCAGCGCCGGTTCGGCGCTCAGTATTGGGCAGGGCGTTGCGGTCACGTTACTTGATAACGATGGCGTCATTTCCGCTGAAGGCAACAGCCAAAATACTGACACCTATTCTTACGGCCTGAAAAACGAAGGTACGATCGATACTATCGATAACTCTGGCAGCATTAAAATGGCCTCTGCCAGCAACAATTATTATTCCGGCAGCGCGGTTAACCTGACCGAAACAAGCCAGGTAGGCACGCTTATCAACAGCGGTACGATTGAAGGCCCTGACACCTACTACAATTATGGCGGCAACTATAGCCAGGGCGGCATTACTAATAGCGGTACGCTCGGGACACTGAAGAATATTTCATCAGGCGTGATTACGGGTAGAACCGGCGTGAGTAACCTCGGCAAAATCGATCTGCTGGAAAACGCTGGCGTTATTAGTTCCACGACCACCAACACCAGCGGGTATAATTATAATAACGGCGCAATTTATAATACCGGCACGATTAATACACTGCATAATACCGGCACCATCGGCAACATCAACACTAGCACCAGTTATTATAACTCAGGCATTTTCAATACCAACACGGGCATCATTAAATCGTTAACCAATGACGGCAAAATCGCCAGTAATTATGTCGGCGTGTATAACCTGGGCCAGATTGATACGCTGACTAATAATGGTGATATCTCTGGCAATTTAGTCGGTATTTACAACGGTAACACTAACAGCAACTCTACCGCTGCCAGCACCATTATTAACAATGGTACCGTCAGTGGCAGTTACGGCTTTTATGCAACCAATTATAACTCCCAGACGACCACCACGACGCTGATTAACAACGGCACCATTACTGGCAGCACCCAGGGTGTTTACATCACCGGAAGTAATGGCGCCAGCAATGCCATTATCAATAACGGCACCATTACCGGTAAAGGCAATGCGATTTTTACCAATGGCACTAACGGCTCCGCGTTGACTATCACTAACAGCGGCATCATTGAAGGTAATATCTCCTCCAACAATGGCGCGGCACTGGAATTTATCGGCGGCACGGATAAACAGGGCGTGCTTACGGGTGTGCGTACCGTCGGCGATGACGAAACGGCGTCCAGCACGAACGGCATCGGTACGATTGCCAGCAACAGCGACGTTATCTTCCGCTCCGGCTCAATGCTGCTGAACGATAATATCAACGTTGCCAGCCTCACCACGCACAGCCTCTCAAGCGATGACAGCACCGCCACCGTCGGCACTGTGCTTAACGATGCGGCGCAGCTTCAGATTAACGCCCCGATCGCCATCACCGGCAATTACCATCAAAACGCCGGCGCGGCGCTGATCGTTGGCGTGAGCGACACAGCCTCCGCGAGCGGCGATATCGCCCAGGATACCAGCTATGGCCGCCTGAACGTCACAGGCTCTGCGACCGTGGATCAAGGCTCCAGCATATCGCTTACCCGCACCGGCAATACCTATAAGTTCGCGCCCGGCCAGCGCTATGTCGTTATCAACGCTAACAGCAACGGCACGAACTATAACGCGGACAAACTGGCTTATAAGGCAGTGGGCTATGCCGGTAAAGTCACGGGTTCAACCTATGTTGACGAGACCAACAGCGCGCTGGTCGTTCAGCTTGAAAAAGCGCCGACGCCGCCTGTGCCCGGAACGCCAACCGTCCCAGGAAACCCTACTACCCCTACCGTGCCGGGCAAACCGCCTGTGGTAGTGAAACCGCCAGTGGTTGTGAAACCGCCTGTGGCACCGGTCACCGGGCCTGAGCGAGCCACCACCTCGAACGCGACGTCGTCGCTGAATGGCCTCGCCAGTTACTCCGGCATCGCGCCACAGCTGCTTGAGCTGTACAACGCATCACTGGCGATTGAGGGCACGAAGGAAGCCAACCGCGTAGGCGAGCGTCTTTCCACCAGCCAGAACATCAACGTCAGCACGGCGAGCGGCGTGGCGACCTCCACCGCAATGGGTGTCGTCGGCAACCATCTGGATACCATCCGCAGTCCGCAAACGGCGGGCCTGAGCGGCGTGTCAACCGGTGACGGCTACAGTGACTGGATCGTCTGGGCGCAACCGTACGGCGGCTATACCCGTCAGGACAGCACCAGTGAAGTGAGCGGTTACAGCGCGAAATTTGGCGGCCTGCTGTTTGGCGCAGACCGTACCGTCGCAGAAGACTGGCGCGTGGGTGCGGCGCTGAACTACAGCAACACCTCCGTACACGGTAAAGACAACCTGACCGGCAACAACTCAACGGCGAATAACTATGGCGTGATTGGCTATGCTGGCTACTCCGGTGACCCGTGGTTTGTGAACCTGTCTGCCGCGCTGACCCGTCAGAACTACGACACCGTGCGTCGCGCAGACTTCACCGGTTTCTCCGGTACGGCCAACGGCAAGTTCAACGGCCAGTCTGTGACGCTGCAAAGCGAATTCGGCTACCCGTTCACGCTGCCTGCTGCGGTGGTGATCACCCCGATGGCGGGCCTGACTTACGGTTATCAGCACGTCGATGGCTATAAAGAGAGCGGCGGCAACGGCATGGCGCTGGACGTAGGTTCATCGCACTCGCAGTCGGTCACAAGCGATCTTGGCACTCGCATCGAGAAAGGCTTCGATACCGGTCTTGGCCGCCTGACCCCGTTCGCGCAGGTCTCCTGGATCCACCAGTATGACAACCGCCGTACGAGCAACACCGCGACCTACGCCGCCGATACCATTGGCGAGACGCAGTTCACCACCAAAGGTGCCGCGCCGGTTAAGGATATGGCGGGTCTGTCGGTCGGCAGCACGCTGTTTAACGCCAGTGACCTGAGCATTGACGCGCGTTATGACCTCCAGGCCGCCGAGCGTTACCAGGCACACACCTTCAGCCTGCGCCTGAACAAATCGTTCTAA
- a CDS encoding DUF2238 domain-containing protein gives MKTSRPFYLSAGVALLALLLVITALTTGRRLTWLMEVMPVLIVAPVLWLTAKRYPLTPLLYALVFMGCVSLIVGGMYSYARVPAGFAVQEWFGLARNPYDRFGHILQGLVISMAAREVLARGGYRFGAKMLACLVCCVTLAVSAFYELIEWWVALALGKDADDFLGTQGDEWDTQADMLCALAGAFITVFALGRWHTRQLRRFVH, from the coding sequence ATGAAAACCTCTCGTCCCTTTTATCTCAGCGCAGGCGTTGCGCTGCTGGCGCTGCTGCTGGTCATCACCGCGCTGACCACCGGGCGCAGGCTAACCTGGCTTATGGAAGTGATGCCGGTGCTTATCGTGGCGCCGGTGCTGTGGCTCACCGCGAAGCGCTATCCGCTGACGCCGCTGCTGTATGCGTTGGTTTTTATGGGATGCGTGTCGCTTATCGTCGGCGGGATGTATTCCTATGCACGCGTGCCCGCCGGGTTTGCGGTGCAGGAGTGGTTCGGGCTTGCCCGCAACCCTTACGACCGCTTCGGGCATATTTTGCAGGGGCTCGTTATCTCAATGGCGGCGCGGGAAGTACTGGCGCGCGGCGGCTACCGGTTCGGGGCAAAGATGCTGGCGTGCCTGGTCTGTTGCGTGACGCTCGCCGTCAGCGCGTTTTATGAGCTGATTGAATGGTGGGTGGCGCTGGCGCTCGGTAAAGACGCCGATGATTTTCTCGGCACCCAGGGTGATGAATGGGATACGCAGGCGGATATGCTCTGCGCGCTGGCAGGCGCCTTTATCACGGTATTCGCGCTGGGCCGCTGGCATACGCGCCAGCTGCGGCGCTTTGTGCATTAA
- a CDS encoding LacI family DNA-binding transcriptional regulator — MSTINDVSRLAGVSKATVSRVLSGSRGVKEASRQAVLKAVDELNYRPNVIAQSLLSQSTGCIGVICAQDNINQTTGYLYALEKQLSQHQKHLLLRFANSKQEVMQALDELTSGLCDDVLIIGARFPLNITQENVILVDCMESENAPSLQYDHAFAVETACNYLIRQNRRQIALIYPHGSGFADQVLLGYKLALERNFLPFNRNLVLMDATSSSVALQELLNNATTVNFNALLVADDQEAQRVIPQLQAFNKSVPEEIMVFSLAGTLHMPGIPTIPAIEYSMDVMAARIVGWLNEKTQDVLGSGVLRGDLFLPEIPKR, encoded by the coding sequence ATGTCAACAATCAACGACGTATCGCGTTTAGCCGGGGTGTCGAAAGCCACGGTGTCTCGGGTGTTGAGCGGATCGCGCGGCGTGAAGGAAGCCAGCCGTCAGGCGGTGTTGAAAGCGGTGGATGAACTCAACTACCGCCCTAACGTCATCGCGCAGTCGCTGTTAAGCCAGAGCACTGGCTGCATCGGCGTGATTTGCGCGCAGGATAATATCAACCAGACCACCGGTTACCTCTACGCGCTGGAAAAACAGCTCAGCCAGCATCAGAAACACCTGCTGCTGCGCTTCGCCAACAGCAAGCAGGAGGTGATGCAGGCGCTCGACGAACTGACCAGCGGCCTGTGCGACGACGTGCTGATCATCGGCGCGCGGTTTCCGTTAAACATCACGCAGGAAAATGTGATCCTGGTGGACTGCATGGAGAGCGAAAACGCCCCCAGTCTCCAGTACGATCATGCGTTCGCCGTGGAAACCGCCTGTAACTATCTGATTCGTCAGAACCGACGCCAGATTGCGCTCATTTACCCCCACGGCAGCGGCTTCGCCGATCAGGTGCTGCTCGGTTATAAGCTGGCGCTGGAGCGCAACTTCCTGCCGTTTAACCGCAATCTGGTGTTGATGGACGCGACCTCATCGTCGGTGGCGTTGCAGGAGTTGCTCAACAACGCCACGACGGTGAACTTCAACGCGCTGCTGGTGGCCGACGATCAGGAGGCGCAGCGTGTCATCCCGCAGCTCCAGGCGTTTAATAAGTCGGTGCCGGAAGAGATCATGGTCTTTAGCCTCGCGGGCACGCTGCATATGCCAGGCATCCCGACGATCCCGGCTATCGAGTATTCGATGGATGTGATGGCCGCGCGAATTGTCGGCTGGCTGAATGAGAAAACGCAGGATGTGCTCGGCAGCGGCGTGCTGCGGGGCGACTTATTCCTGCCGGAAATCCCTAAGCGCTAA
- a CDS encoding PTS sugar transporter subunit IIB encodes MYKIMLCCSAGMSTSLLVRKMVDAAQERDLPVQIEAWGVAEFDTQFPKYQVVLLGPQVKYMLPTLSQKAAAHGIPVQAIDMMDYGMQRGDKVLDYALSLIEAAH; translated from the coding sequence ATGTACAAGATTATGCTGTGTTGCTCTGCGGGAATGTCCACCAGTCTGCTGGTGAGGAAAATGGTGGACGCGGCCCAGGAGCGGGACCTCCCGGTACAGATTGAAGCCTGGGGCGTTGCCGAATTTGATACGCAGTTTCCAAAATATCAGGTGGTACTGCTCGGGCCGCAAGTGAAGTATATGTTACCGACGCTGTCGCAAAAGGCTGCCGCTCACGGCATTCCTGTTCAGGCCATCGACATGATGGATTACGGAATGCAGCGTGGCGACAAAGTGCTGGACTACGCGCTCTCGCTCATCGAAGCGGCGCATTAG
- a CDS encoding PTS sugar transporter subunit IIC — protein MSSLYQSMIAVIEQTITPLAGKLGQQKYVIAIRDGFTAALPFMIIGSFMLVFIFPPFSADTTVGFARAWLDFSETYREQLMLPFNLSMGVMTFFISVGIGASLGRQFQLDPVMSGLLAFMAFLLVAAPYADGKISTQYLSGQGIFTALITAIYSTRVYAWLKQHKVTIRLPKEVPTGVARSFEILIPVMAVMGTLHPLNLFIEAQTGMIMPQAIMHLLEPLVSASDSLPAVLLSVLLCQIFWFAGIHGSLIVTGIMNPFWMANLSANQAALAAGAALPHTYLQGFWDHYLLIGGVGSTLPLAFLLLKSRVTHLRTIGKMGVVPSFFNINEPILFGAPIIMNPMMFLPFVCVPLVNAVLAWTATRLGLIEQVVSLTPWTTPAPIGASWAANWAFAPVVMCLVCMVMSALIYLPFLRAYERSLIKTEELKARNAAPTAQTVTG, from the coding sequence ATGAGTTCTTTATATCAGTCGATGATTGCCGTCATTGAACAGACGATCACTCCGCTCGCCGGAAAACTCGGCCAGCAGAAATATGTTATCGCCATTCGTGACGGCTTCACCGCGGCGCTGCCGTTTATGATTATCGGCTCGTTTATGCTGGTGTTTATCTTCCCGCCATTCTCCGCCGATACCACGGTTGGCTTCGCCCGCGCCTGGCTCGATTTCTCCGAGACTTACCGCGAGCAACTGATGCTGCCCTTTAACCTCAGCATGGGCGTGATGACCTTTTTTATCTCGGTCGGGATAGGCGCGAGCCTGGGGCGTCAGTTCCAGCTCGACCCGGTGATGTCCGGCCTGCTGGCCTTTATGGCGTTCCTGCTGGTCGCCGCCCCGTATGCCGACGGCAAAATCTCCACGCAATATCTCTCCGGCCAGGGCATTTTTACGGCGCTCATCACCGCCATCTATTCCACCCGCGTCTACGCGTGGCTCAAGCAGCATAAGGTGACGATTCGCCTGCCCAAAGAGGTGCCGACCGGCGTGGCGCGCTCTTTTGAAATTCTGATCCCGGTGATGGCGGTCATGGGCACGCTGCATCCGCTGAACCTGTTTATCGAAGCGCAGACCGGCATGATTATGCCGCAGGCGATTATGCATCTGCTGGAGCCGCTGGTTTCCGCCTCCGACTCCCTGCCTGCGGTGCTGCTCTCCGTGCTGCTGTGCCAGATCTTCTGGTTCGCGGGCATCCACGGCTCGCTTATTGTCACCGGCATTATGAACCCGTTCTGGATGGCGAACCTCTCCGCCAACCAGGCTGCGCTCGCCGCCGGCGCCGCGCTGCCGCACACCTATCTGCAGGGCTTCTGGGACCACTACCTGCTGATTGGCGGCGTCGGCTCCACCCTGCCGCTGGCGTTCCTGCTGCTGAAAAGCCGCGTCACGCACCTGCGCACCATCGGCAAGATGGGCGTCGTGCCAAGCTTCTTTAATATCAACGAGCCCATCCTGTTTGGCGCGCCTATCATCATGAACCCGATGATGTTTCTCCCGTTCGTCTGCGTGCCGCTGGTGAACGCGGTACTCGCCTGGACCGCCACCCGGCTGGGCCTGATTGAACAGGTGGTGTCGCTCACCCCGTGGACGACGCCTGCGCCTATCGGCGCGTCCTGGGCCGCCAACTGGGCCTTTGCCCCGGTGGTCATGTGCCTGGTCTGCATGGTGATGTCGGCGCTCATTTACCTGCCTTTCCTGCGCGCCTATGAGCGGTCATTAATTAAAACTGAAGAGCTGAAGGCCCGTAACGCCGCCCCGACGGCGCAAACCGTCACCGGATAA